In a single window of the Clarias gariepinus isolate MV-2021 ecotype Netherlands chromosome 16, CGAR_prim_01v2, whole genome shotgun sequence genome:
- the s1pr5a gene encoding sphingosine 1-phosphate receptor 5a, producing MEALHVSFVTTAPIIITTTPATTFLTKMFKEYQSNAVIKDHYNFTKKLEGNRYTEGMKPVDIVFLIICLLIVLENAVVLVAIWKNKKFHLPMYYLLGNLTFSDLLAGLTYMVNIITSGANTLKLTPVQWFIREGGVFITLAASIISLLAIAIERHVTMVRMKPYQGAKRGRMFALIGISWVLSIILGLLPIMGWNCMGILSECSIILPLYSKSFILFCITVFSAVLLAIVVLYVRIFRVVKSNTQRLSGVPQRKGFTKKSQKYMALLKTVTIVLGVFIACWLPLFLLLLLDFFCEVGHCPLLYKAEYFLGLAMMNSLLNPIIYTLTSKDMRKAILKLLCSYCLITKDGQVKKFGITFLECSTSKAEMTSHRLDNMETMVSTGNFTPSTIKAIFPKISKSVALGQ from the coding sequence ATGGAAGCATTGCATGTTAGTTTTGTCACCACAGCTCCAATAATCATCACAACGACCCCTGCTACAACATTCCTGACCAAAATGTTCAAGGAGTACCAAAGCAATGCAGTCATCAAAGACCAttacaattttacaaaaaagttGGAAGGTAACCGGTATACAGAAGGCATGAAACCTGTGGACATTGTGTTCCTCATTATCTGTCTGCTCATTGTGTTGGAGAATGCAGTTGTTCTTGTAGCGATTTGGAAGAATAAAAAGTTTCACCTGCCCATGTACTACCTTCTGGGCAACCTGACTTTCTCAGACTTGTTGGCAGGACTTACTTACATGGTGAATATCATAACATCAGGGGCCAACACGCTCAAACTGACACCCGTACAATGGTTTATAAGAGAAGGTGGTGTTTTTATCACGTTAGCTGCTTCCATCATTAGCCTCCTGGCCATTGCTATTGAACGTCATGTAACCATGGTGCGGATGAAGCCATACCAGGGGGCCAAGCGTGGGCGCATGTTTGCTCTGATTGGCATAAGTTGGGTGCTCTCAATTATTTTGGGTCTGCTACCCATTATGGGCTGGAACTGCATGGGCATCCTTTCAGAGTGCTCGATCATCCTACCGCTGTACTCCAAGAGCTTCATTCTCTTCTGCATTACTGTCTTCTCTGCGGTGTTACTGGCTATTGTGGTCCTCTATGTCCGCATCTTCCGTGTTGTGAAGTCGAACACTCAGCGCCTATCTGGTGTACCACAGCGGAAAGGTTTCACAAAGAAGTCTCAGAAATACATGGCATTGCTAAAGACAGTCACCATAGTGCTGGGTGTTTTCATCGCCTGCTGGCTCCCCCTCTTTCTTCTACTTTTGTTGGACTTTTTTTGTGAAGTCGGACACTGCCCATTACTCTATAAGGCAGAGTACTTTCTTGGACTTGCTATGATGAACTCTTTACTCAATCCCATAATCTACACTTTAACCAGTAAGGACATGCGTAAGGCCATACTGAAGCTGCTCTGTAGCTACTGCTTAATCACAAAGGATGGACAGGTAAAGAAGTTTGGAATAACATTCCTGGAGTGCAGTACAAGTAAAGCAGAGATGACATCACACAGGCTAGATAACATGGAGACAATGGTTTCCACAGGGAATTTTACACCATCTACCATTAAAGCTATTTTCCCCAAAATATCAAAAAGTGTAGCTTTGGGACAATAA
- the spc24 gene encoding kinetochore protein Spc24 produces MLLNDSEHYVDLENTGVSLIALIESSKAEDALKGVRKKQQALFDHHIETKKMVTELLNSLVHTEEVVGQKLLDLEGQKSQMYRELEKVEQEVQQSLSKSHILDSEIQFLQRELEKLKDGEKEIQALQQEVDEDTTEVIPSAIYLAQLYCKVTRIKLELGTEPHILRGAHYGQDLATPINIDTSSCSPCEVSDELWNLVSTDW; encoded by the exons ATGTTACTGAATGATTCAGAGCATTATGTTGACCTGGAGAACACAGGGGTGTCTCTTATCGCGCTCATCGAGAGTAGTAAAGCTGAAGATGCCCTGAAGGGAGTACGAAAGAAACAGCAGGCACTTTTTGACCATCACATAGAGACTAAGAAAATGGTCACAGAGCTTTTAAACA GTTTGGTGCACACTGAGGAAGTTGTTGGACAGAAGCTTTTGGACCTGGAGGGTCAGAAGAGCCAGATGTATCGGGAGTTGGAGAAGGTGGAGCAGGAGGTCCAGCAGAGCCTGTCCAAAAGCCACATTTTGGACTCagagataca ATTCCTACAGAGAGAGTTAGAGAAACTCAAAGATGGTGAGAAGGAAATTCAAGCTCTGCAACAGGAAGTAGATGAAGACACAACCGAAGTAATTCCCTCAGCCAT ATATTTAGCACAGCTCTACTGTAAGGTTACCAGAATTAAACTGGAGCTGGGTACAGAGCCTCACATATTGCGTGGAG CTCATTATGGCCAAGATTTGGCAACTCCCATTAACATAGACACATCTAGCTGCTCCCCATGTGAGGTCAGTGATGAACTCTGGAATCTCGTCAGCACGGACTGGTAG